In one Spirosoma rigui genomic region, the following are encoded:
- a CDS encoding FKBP-type peptidyl-prolyl cis-trans isomerase, translating into MAQAKSGDTVQVHYTGTLSDGTVFDSSAGRTPLEFTVGSGQVIKGFDEGVAGMNQGEKKTINIPVEDAYGPANEEMIFTLNRTDIPNDIPLEMGMTLNMHEDGNPRPIPVIVRDLTETNVTLDANHPLAGQDLVFEVELVGVKSPSGLIL; encoded by the coding sequence ATGGCACAAGCAAAATCCGGCGACACCGTTCAGGTGCATTATACCGGCACCCTGAGCGACGGAACCGTATTTGATTCATCGGCCGGTCGCACACCATTAGAATTTACCGTTGGCAGCGGTCAGGTCATCAAAGGCTTTGACGAGGGCGTTGCCGGGATGAACCAGGGCGAAAAGAAAACCATCAATATTCCGGTTGAAGACGCCTACGGGCCAGCCAATGAGGAAATGATCTTCACGCTGAACCGTACCGATATTCCCAACGATATTCCGCTCGAAATGGGGATGACCCTTAACATGCACGAAGACGGTAACCCACGGCCCATTCCGGTTATTGTTCGTGACCTGACCGAAACAAATGTTACACTCGACGCCAATCACCCACTGGCCGGGCAGGACTTGGTATTCGAAGTAGAACTCGTCGGCGTAAAATCACCCTCGGGGTTGATATTGTAA
- a CDS encoding thioredoxin family protein, with amino-acid sequence MTTSSPVITPAVLTAALTYEQYQQLSTDRLAQGMSTSDDPAYNTSEILGYVKLNLHRMNRLHKLTSVIADLRTEISQLPERWTWLVLTESWCGDAAQCIPVLDRIAGHSPHVEIRFLLRDQHLAVMDAYRTNGGRSIPKLICLRTHDLAEIGTWGPRPAGLQALMNGWRTDNLPFNAVIEQAQRWYNEDHTQSLQHELLTLVRSWSKVSV; translated from the coding sequence ATGACAACATCATCACCCGTTATTACCCCCGCCGTGCTTACAGCGGCACTAACCTATGAACAATACCAGCAATTATCAACCGATCGGCTAGCGCAGGGCATGAGTACCTCCGACGATCCAGCTTACAACACGTCTGAGATTCTGGGGTATGTTAAATTAAATCTGCATCGCATGAACCGGCTCCACAAACTGACGTCGGTCATCGCAGACCTGCGCACCGAGATAAGCCAGTTGCCGGAGCGGTGGACCTGGCTGGTCCTCACCGAGTCGTGGTGTGGCGATGCGGCTCAGTGCATACCCGTACTGGACCGTATTGCCGGGCACTCGCCCCATGTTGAGATCCGGTTCCTGCTGCGCGATCAGCACCTGGCCGTTATGGATGCGTACCGGACAAACGGGGGGCGGTCGATTCCCAAATTGATCTGCCTGCGGACGCATGACCTCGCCGAAATCGGTACCTGGGGACCCCGGCCGGCCGGTTTACAGGCCCTGATGAACGGTTGGCGCACCGATAATCTGCCCTTCAACGCAGTGATTGAGCAGGCCCAGCGCTGGTACAATGAAGATCATACCCAGTCACTGCAGCATGAACTTTTGACCCTGGTAAGGAGTTGGTCAAAAGTTAGCGTATAG
- the proS gene encoding proline--tRNA ligase has translation MAKALPSRSENYSEWYNELVKRADLAENSAVRGCMVIKPYGFAIWEKMQRALDDMFKETGHQNAYFPLFIPKSFLSKEASHVEGFAKECAVVTHYRLKNAEDGSGVIVDPEAKLEEELIVRPTSETVIWSTYKNWIQSYRDLPLLINQWANVVRWEMRTRIFLRTAEFLWQEGHTAHATKAEAEAETRQMLDIYARFAEEWMALPVIKGTKTANERFAGADDTLCIEAMMQDGKALQAGTSHFLGQNFAKAFDVQFLNKQNTLDYVWGTSWGVSTRLMGALIMAHSDDDGLVLPPKLAPIQVVIVPIYRSEEQLEAISAKIKPLVAELRKAGISVKFDDSDANKPGWKFAEYELRGVPVRLAMGGRDLENGTVEIARRDLKTKETVPFDGLTDHIKGLLDDIQQTIYDRAHSFRQTNTFRVDTFEQFQEQLEKGGFLLAHWDGTSETEEAIKEATKATIRCIPLDQEAEEGVCVYSGKPSTGRVIFARAY, from the coding sequence ATGGCAAAAGCACTTCCTTCCCGTAGTGAAAACTACTCCGAATGGTATAACGAATTGGTCAAACGGGCCGATCTGGCCGAGAACTCCGCCGTCCGTGGCTGCATGGTTATCAAGCCCTATGGGTTTGCAATCTGGGAAAAAATGCAGCGGGCCCTGGACGATATGTTCAAGGAGACGGGGCACCAGAACGCCTACTTCCCGTTGTTTATCCCCAAGTCGTTTCTGAGCAAAGAAGCTTCGCACGTTGAAGGGTTTGCCAAAGAGTGCGCCGTTGTCACCCACTACCGGCTCAAGAATGCCGAAGATGGTTCCGGTGTCATTGTCGATCCGGAAGCCAAACTCGAAGAGGAACTCATTGTCCGGCCTACGTCGGAAACGGTCATCTGGAGCACGTACAAGAACTGGATTCAGTCGTACCGGGATCTGCCGCTGCTCATCAACCAGTGGGCTAACGTAGTGCGCTGGGAAATGCGAACCCGGATCTTTCTGCGGACGGCAGAATTCCTCTGGCAGGAAGGGCACACCGCTCACGCGACGAAGGCGGAGGCCGAAGCCGAAACCCGCCAGATGCTCGACATCTACGCCCGCTTTGCCGAGGAGTGGATGGCGCTGCCGGTGATCAAAGGCACCAAGACCGCCAACGAGCGTTTCGCGGGGGCCGACGATACGCTTTGTATCGAGGCCATGATGCAGGATGGTAAGGCGCTCCAGGCCGGTACGTCGCACTTCCTGGGTCAGAACTTTGCCAAGGCGTTCGACGTGCAGTTTCTGAACAAACAGAACACGCTGGACTACGTGTGGGGAACATCCTGGGGGGTGTCGACGCGCCTGATGGGAGCCCTGATCATGGCTCACTCCGACGACGACGGACTGGTGCTGCCGCCCAAACTGGCGCCCATCCAGGTGGTAATCGTACCCATCTACCGCTCGGAGGAGCAGCTGGAGGCCATTTCGGCCAAAATAAAGCCGCTGGTCGCTGAGTTACGCAAGGCGGGGATCTCGGTGAAGTTTGATGACTCCGACGCCAACAAGCCCGGCTGGAAATTCGCGGAATATGAACTGCGCGGTGTTCCGGTTCGGCTGGCCATGGGCGGACGGGATCTGGAAAACGGGACGGTAGAGATAGCCCGGCGCGACCTGAAAACTAAAGAAACCGTGCCATTCGACGGACTGACTGACCACATAAAGGGGCTGCTGGACGATATTCAGCAAACCATCTACGATCGGGCGCATTCATTCCGGCAGACCAATACGTTCCGGGTCGATACATTCGAGCAGTTCCAGGAGCAACTCGAGAAAGGTGGCTTTCTGCTGGCACACTGGGATGGTACGTCGGAAACGGAAGAAGCCATCAAGGAAGCCACAAAAGCCACGATACGGTGTATCCCACTGGATCAGGAAGCCGAGGAAGGCGTTTGTGTCTACTCCGGCAAACCATCGACGGGACGGGTTATTTTCGCCCGCGCCTACTAG
- a CDS encoding alpha/beta fold hydrolase yields MRFYPLLVIITGLLLGCSYLPEPTPPVSGITLTEDRTSIVVSAAGSTGSTTGFLFYPGALVDPHAYLSLMQQLAAAGPGYRVFIAKVPANLAVLQPEAAGPILSAHPEIKNWVIGGHSLGGAIACTWVARRPASVRGLVLMAAYPAKSDDLSGWPGGVLSIYGTNDMVLDRSTLSTAYARLPSSTITVPITGGNHAQFGAYGDQAGDGSASISRADQQQQTARQFVSFMNTLGL; encoded by the coding sequence ATGCGTTTTTATCCCCTCCTCGTCATCATCACCGGGCTGCTTCTGGGCTGCTCGTACCTGCCGGAGCCAACGCCCCCTGTGTCGGGGATTACGCTCACCGAAGACCGCACCAGCATCGTTGTCTCGGCAGCCGGGAGCACCGGGTCAACTACCGGCTTTCTGTTCTACCCCGGCGCGCTCGTCGACCCTCACGCGTACCTGAGCCTGATGCAGCAACTGGCTGCTGCGGGTCCGGGGTACCGGGTGTTCATCGCTAAAGTCCCCGCCAACCTGGCGGTGCTCCAGCCCGAAGCCGCCGGGCCTATTCTCTCCGCCCATCCCGAAATAAAGAACTGGGTTATCGGGGGGCATTCACTGGGCGGTGCTATAGCCTGCACCTGGGTTGCGCGCAGGCCTGCGTCGGTGCGGGGGTTGGTATTGATGGCGGCCTATCCCGCTAAAAGCGATGATCTTTCCGGCTGGCCGGGTGGGGTACTATCCATCTACGGCACCAACGATATGGTGCTGGATAGGTCTACCTTATCGACAGCATACGCCCGACTGCCTTCGTCCACCATTACGGTGCCGATCACGGGGGGGAACCACGCGCAGTTTGGTGCCTACGGCGATCAGGCCGGCGATGGTAGCGCGTCCATCAGCCGGGCCGATCAGCAGCAGCAGACAGCGCGTCAATTTGTCTCGTTTATGAATACCCTCGGCTTATGA